A genomic window from Diospyros lotus cultivar Yz01 chromosome 2, ASM1463336v1, whole genome shotgun sequence includes:
- the LOC127795934 gene encoding ATP synthase gamma chain, chloroplastic-like has protein sequence MSSSNLTMWVSSKPSLPDASSSLSFRSVLNPFQLPAQSPNPPSSNPSKSAIFCGLRELRGRIDSVKNTQKITEAMKLVAAAKVRRAQEAVVNGRPFSETLVEVLYNINEQLQTDDIDVPLTKVRPVKKVALVVVTGDRGLCGGFNNAIIKKAEARIAELKDLGLNYTVISVGKKGNSYFLRRPYIPVDKFLEGGTLPTAKEAQAIADDVFSLFISEEVDKVELLYTKFVSLVKSEPVIHTLLPLSPKGEICDINGNCVDAAEDEFFRLTTREGKLTVERDVIRTQTAEFSPILQFEQDPVQILDALLPLYLNSQILRALQESLASELAARMTAMSNATDNAVELKRSLSMVYNRERQAKITGEILEIVAGADALT, from the exons ATGTCTTCCTCAAACCTCACAATGTGGGTCTCCTCCAAACCCTCCCTCCCCGACGCCTCCTCCTCCCTCTCCTTCCGATCCGTTCTCAACCCTTTCCAGCTCCCTGCCCAATCCCCTAATCCACCCTCCTCCAACCCCTCCAAATCCGCCATTTTCTGCGGCCTCCGGGAGCTTCGTGGTCGTATAGATTCTGTGAAGAACACACAGAAGATCACTGAAGCCATGAAGCTCGTTGCGGCCGCCAAGGTGAGGAGGGCGCAAGAAGCCGTCGTCAATGGCCGGCCCTTCTCGGAAACGCTCGTCGAAGTTCTTTACAACATCAACGAGCAGCTCCAGACGGACGACATCGACGTTCCACTCACCAAGGTCCGGCCGGTCAAGAAGGTGGCGTTGGTGGTTGTCACCGGCGACCGGGGCCTCTGCGGCGGCTTCAACAATGCGATCATCAAGAAAGCCGAGGCGAGAATCGCGGAGTTGAAGGACCTCGGCCTGAACTACACCGTCATCAGCGTGGGCAAGAAGGGCAACTCCTACTTCCTCCGGCGGCCTTATATTCCGGTCGACAAGTTTCTCGAAG gtgGGACGTTGCCGACGGCGAAAGAAGCTCAGGCGATCGCGGACGACGTGTTCTCGCTCTTCATCAGCGAAGAGGTGGACAAAGTGGAGCTTCTGTACACGAAATTCGTGTCATTGGTGAAGTCGGAACCGGTGATCCACACGCTGCTGCCGTTGTCGCCGAAGGGGGAGATCTGCGACATAAACGGGAACTGCGTGGACGCGGCGGAGGACGAGTTCTTCCGGCTGACAACCAGGGAAGGGAAGCTGACGGTAGAGAGAGACGTGATCCGGACGCAAACGGCCGAATTCTCGCCTATATTGCAGTTCGAGCAGGACCCGGTTCAGATCCTGGACGCCTTGCTGCCGCTCTACTTGAACAGCCAGATCCTGAGGGCCTTGCAGGAGTCGCTGGCCAGCGAGCTGGCGGCCAGGATGACCGCCATGAGCAACGCCACCGACAACGCTGTGGAGCTCAAGCGGTCGCTGTCGATGGTATACAACAGGGAGCGGCAGGCCAAGATCACCGGAGAGATATTGGAGATTGTCGCCGGAGCCGATGCTTTGACCTGA
- the LOC127794992 gene encoding calcium-dependent protein kinase-like: MGGCFSTKNASERDVNGYGSRGVVAGPPQSYQQPLAGQSHQKPSAESVQHQPQRPNRPQPVPPPVKLAPPSARPAHREDPDAILGKPFEDIRARYTLGKELGRGQFGVTYLCTENSTRHSYACKSILKRKLRTKNDKEDVKREIHIMQHLSGQPNIVEFKGAYEDRQSVHVVMELCAGGELFDRIIAQGHYSERAAAAICRSIVNVVHICHFMGVMHRDLKPENFLLSSKDEGAMLKATDFGLSVFIEEGKVYRDIVGSAYYVAPEVLRRSYGKEIDVWSAGIILYILLSGVPPFWAETEKGIFDAILEGVIDFHSDPWPTISNGAKDLVRKMLTQDPRKRITSAQVLEHPWLREGGEASDKPIDSAVLSRMKQFRAMNKLKKLALKVIAENLSEDEIKGLKAMFTNMDTDNSGTITYEELKSGLARLGSKLSEAEVKQLMEAADVDGNGTIDYIEFITATMHRHKLERDDHLYKAFQYFDKDGSSFITRDELKTAMKEYGMGDEATIEEIISEVDTDNDGRINYEEFCAMMRSGTTQPGKLF; this comes from the exons ATGGGTGGTTGTTTCAGCACGAAAAATGCTTCAGAAAGAGACGTTAATGGATATGGATCAAGAGGTGTTGTTGCCGGGCCACCGCAAAGCTACCAGCAACCACTTGCTGGTCAGAGCCACCAAAAGCCGTCCGCTGAATCCGTCCAGCATCAACCGCAGAGACCCAACCGGCCACAGCCAGTTCCCCCTCCGGTGAAGCTTGCGCCGCCGAGTGCTAGGCCTGCTCATAGGGAGGACCCGGATGCAATACTAG GCAAGCCATTTGAAGATATCAGGGCGCGCTACACGCTTGGGAAAGAATTGGGTAGGGGCCAATTTGGAGTGACTTATCTCTGCACTGAGAATTCGACTCGCCATTCTTATGCCTGCAAGTCAATCTTGAAGAGGAAACTGAGAACTAAGAATGACAAGGAGGATGTGAAAAGAGAGATTCACATTATGCAGCATTTGAGTGGGCAGCCAAACATTGTGGAATTTAAAGGGGCTTATGAGGATAGGCAATCGGTTCATGTTGTGATGGAGCTTTGTGCTGGTGGGGAGCTTTTCGATCGGATTATTGCTCAGGGGCACTATTCTGAGAGAGCTGCTGCTGCAATTTGTAGGTCCATTGTGAATGTTGTTCACATTTGCCATTTTATGGGTGTGATGCATCGGGATCTCAAGCCAGAGAACTTCTTGTTGTCGAGCAAGGATGAAGGAGCAATGCTCAAGGCTACTGATTTTGGTCTATCTGTTTTCATTGAAGAAG GAAAGGTTTACCGAGACATTGTTGGTAGTGCTTACTATGTTGCTCCTGAAGTATTGCGCCGCAGTTATGGAAAGGAAATTGATGTGTGGAGTGCaggaattattttgtatattctACTCAGTGGTGTACCCCCATTTTGGGCTG AAACTGAGAAGGGAATATTTGATGCCATACTGGAAGGAGTAATTGACTTTCACAGTGATCCATGGCCAACTATTTCAAATGGTGCCAAAGACCTTGTACGGAAGATGCTGACACAGGACCCCAGGAAGAGAATTACTTCAGCCCAAGTTCTTG AGCATCCATGGCTTCGAGAAGGAGGAGAAGCATCAGACAAGCCAATAGACAGTGCAGTCCTCTCTAGGATGAAGCAATTCAGGGCAATGAACAAGCTCAAGAAACTTGCCTTAAAG GTCATTGCTGAAAATCTCTCTGAAGATGAAATCAAAGGTCTTAAAGCAATGTTCACTAACATGGACACAGACAATAGTGGCACTATTACCTATGAGGAACTGAAGTCGGGATTGGCTCGGCTTGGGTCAAAGTTGTCTGAGGCTGAGGTCAAGCAACTCATGGAAGCT GCTGATGTGGATGGAAATGGAACAATTGACTACATTGAATTTATCACTGCAACTATGCATAGACACAAACTAGAAAGAGATGACCATCTATATAAAGCATTTCAGTATTTTGACAAGGATGGCAGCAG CTTTATTACAAGAGATGAACTGAAAACTGCGATGAAGGAGTATGGAATGGGCGATGAGGCCACCATAGAAGAAATAATATCAGAGGTCGACACTGATAAT GACGGGAGAATCAACTATGAAGAGTTCTGTGCAATGATGAGAAGTGGAACAACACAGCCGGGAAAGCTCTTCTAA